The DNA sequence AgcgaaaacaagagaaaactCATTCAGCAGTCAGTTCAAGCTCTTGTGGCTGATATTTCATAGGGCATGCAGAATATGAAGACAGGCAAGTCTAAAGACGATAAAGCTGCCAATTCAGCTTTCAAAAGTCTTGTACTTGGGCAGAATGTTTCTAAATGCAAAGCAGAAAAGTATCTTTCAAAGCTAGTAAATGTTGGGTGTGGAAGCACCAGTAGAGGTATTAAAGAGAGGGCAAACATTTTGTCAGGAGAAAAAGAGTTGGCTCGATCTAGAGAGGAAAACTAGAGGTGATGCTATCAGTACTGAACACAAGCAGCTCATTTTCAGCTTCTGGTCATATGAAGTAACGAGGCCAACAGGAGATAAAAAAGATGTAATCAGAAAAAGAACAGCGAAGCAGCAGCACATGGAACACGCAAGACAAGTGCtggaaaaaacacaaacagaGGCACTTTTAGAGTTCCAAGGACAATATCTAGAAGTGAAGATCAGGCAACGCAAATTTGAGAGTCTGAAGCCTTTTTTTGTCTGCAAAGGAAAAGGACAGAAGATCCTGCCTCTGTAGGAAGCATGTAGAAATGCAGATAGTCCCAGAGGAATGGAACCAATCCAGTGCTTCCTCAAACCCTTACTGAAGCAGTTAACCTTACACTTTGTGCAAGGCCTAAAGGGTACAGCTATCACAAGCGGAAATGCTTGAACAGAGAGTGTggtagagaaaaaaatttgaagtcctTCTGTTTCGTCAAGTTAAGTAATAATTAAGAATCCTGTAGTGCAGAGTGTATAATTCGTAACATTGATTGACCTTGATTTCGATCTTTGATCTTTGAACTCTGATTTCACTAAGAGTTAGTTTGCAACAGTTCCTCGCAAGGCTAGACACCGTTCAATCGCTCTCCTGAGAACAAGGCTAACCTGCTAAAAGAAACATCTGCTAACCCAAATATGTGGGGACTGGAAAATTTCTTTCCAACggacaggaaaagaaaaaatcgcTCTGGTGACAAAGAAAACAGCCATGAGGGAATTATTTAAATCCTTCCAGGATCTCCTGAGACAATATCCCTATCAGTCATTCATGGCTAAATGGCAGAGGGAACAAATGGACAACCTCACTGAGCACCTTCCTCTCAATGAGGTTGTCTGTGTTCAGGATTACTCTGAAGGCTACAGCTGCTGCCAGCAGGATGAGCTACAGTCAGTATTTTGATGTGAATAAAGTTTCTTTACACATCACCATCCTTTATCGTCATGCAGTGGAATCCACAGATGGCAAGACAAGCACAGAAGATGCTCCACATATTGTCAAGGAGCACCTGTTTGTGATCTCATATGATGATGTCCAGGACTACCACTCAGTGCACAAGGCTCAGGAGTTGATGGTGGGATACCTTGAAAATCAGTTGCAGATGAAGATTAACAAGCTTCACAGATAGTTGTGCTGCCAATGCCCAGGTTAAAATATAAGGTGGGATCCTGCCAATCTCAACTGGGATCAACTGGGATCCCGAGTGGGATCCCAGCTTCATTTGGCGGGATCCCGCCTGGGATTATGGAGCATCCCAGGTGGGATCCCACATGGGATCCCGCCAAATGAAGGTGGGATCCCGCCTTAAATTCCCAATAGTTTCCCACCTGGGAAAGCACATCCCAGGCGGGATCAAACCCAGGATCCCACCAACTTTACTTGGGATCCCACCTCTAAAATTTCAAACAGATTCCCACCCGGGAAAACACTTCCCATGAAGGATCCCACTTCGGATCATGCCAATTAATCCCAGCTTGGATCCTgcctaaaataattattttagataCTGCAGTAGCTTCCCACTTGGATGTTAAGAAAAATCCCAAAAGGGATCCTGTCTAATATTGGAGACCCATGCAggatttaaatattttcccaGATGTTATATCTCATTAATCACTTTTCTATAATTTTTATAACCTTAATTGGGTTGCATCCTTTGAATTAAGGATTGTAAAAATTATGTGCAGCATTGAAGAAACCCTGGAGCGTGAAGGCAAGATGCCCACGTATTACAAGAGATTTGTCGATGACACTTTGACCATTATGCCAAACAAAACATCAGCAGACAATTTCCTTGACATTCTAAACCAGTGCCATTCCTCTATTAAGTTCACCATGGAGATGGAGAGTAATAGCATGCTTCCTTTTTTGGGCACCCAGCTGCTCAATAAACACACACGTGTTGAGACTAAAGTGTACGTTAAACCGACAAATACAGGCCTCCTTCTACATTATAAGAGCCATGTGGATGACCGATACAAACGTGGATTATTAAAAACTATGCTTGATCGTGCATATCGACTTTCATCCAATTGGCATTATTTCTCTGAAGAATGCGATCGACTGAAATTAGTGTTTTCTCGACTAAAATATCCTGACAATCTTGTTAACTCTACCATTTCACGGTTTGTTGCTGCCAGAGCATTTGATCAACCTGTTTCTTCACCTGCTGTCAGCGATCGATTGGACCCCATTCCTGTTGTCCTACCGTTTAAAGATCAGGCATCAGCTGATATTGTTCGCGCCCAAATTAAAGATTTAACTCACAAGATTAAGACGACCGTACAACCTGTATTTGTTAGCCAGAAGATTGAACGAGACCTCAAATTGCGAGAAGCTAAGCCACCGATTGTGAACCAACAGTGCCTTGTTTATAAATTTCAATGTGACCTGTGCGATGCAGGTTATGTTGGTTTCACACGCCGTCATCTACACCAACGTGttgaagaacacaaaaattcttcTCCATCAATTGGCAAGCATTTTCGCGACAAACATTCTTTGGCTCCTAAGGATCTTACAAAGAACTTGAGTGTCTTAATGAAGTGCACgaacaaatttgactgcctCGTCTATGAGATGTTTTTTATTCATGAACTGAGAcctactctcaatgtacaatcTGACTCAATTGGTGCTAAGgtttttaattagtttttctctttgtacatttttattgtCCGTTTACACCTgcaaatttcatgaaaaatttttaCACTTCCTacgtacatatatatatttttactattttatttcaccactcacttgataatgaccaaagcacggtcgaaacgtcgtgttTTACCGTTAGTTTTTATCGTGAATACAACTTTACATGGTAATTGCCTTTTTATAAATTATCTAATGAAAAATATAGCAAAAGAAGGATCAAAGCCTAAGAGCTGCAGCTGCAAATTTTACTGATAGTTAATGCCAGATTTACATGTAGTTCTGTGGCTAACAGAAATGATACATTAAGAAAgactaccgtatttactcgtcTATAAGTCTACCTTTTACGACCAAAAAATCGCCcttgacttatacacgagtcatACACGAGGACCTGACCAAGGAGTCCAagaaattagcataacaaCTGCCTGAAGTGCATTAGGAAAACCAGTTATAATTGTGGTcgattttcatcagttttcggTGCATTCttcgtcaacaaaaaagtgtgaaataataaatgttaaatggtttaaacgCAGATGTACTGGAGATTATTTCTATTGTGTCTTTTGATCTGTGTAACAGACATTTCTCTTAGAGCTTCGCTGCTTTTTACAGCGCTGTACTTTCATCTTCATAGAACTATTACTGTAGCTTAGTGACGTGGCAAATGCTTAGTTCCCAGTACTCAAATTCGtagtttttcaagatggcggtgtCTTCATCGAGCGATCTTTCGAAGCTTTTTGGCATTCCTTTGGTCTCCTTATataaatctccttttaaactcaacatcGAGATCAAGGGTAGCTAAATGCAATGCGATTTACTCCTAAATATCGTAAAATACTTCTCTAGTAAATCGAAGAGCTCGTATGTGCGTAAAttgtgatcttgataaacttcactgcgtatgattaaaccactgcttttcttaattcacggtgttttcaatacattctcaggaagaaaaaattgacgtTTCGGGAAATTTCTGttggtgtgaatttcatttgttttctccgaaatgatgagaaattcgatttttgaccttgaaaatggggggtcgacttatacactaggtcgacttatacacgtgTAAATACGGTaagtataataattacaataatgtgACAATAGTTATATTGTCACatcaagttgaaaaaattgtaaagaatAACAGCTACATGCAGTGTACATGTAGTGTTATAGTTTTGGAACCTCGAGTAGGATATTTGAATGAAATCATTTAACACTTAGGGACTCTTAGATATAATATACTTAACGTTACGGTAATATATTGTTACCTTTTATGGCTGCCAGAATCATTGGATTCAAGGGAGACTTTCCATTGGTACCCTTTATGTTGGAGATGCGCTGAACCTCTTTTGGAATTAGGTTGTCCAAGAGGTTCAGTGCAAGAGCTGACAGTGAGTGAGAGTGATTCACAATGTTGTCAAAGCAGTCCTTGCTTGTCTTGACTCCAAATTTGGGATCTCCAATTATTGCTGTTAATAAGATAGAAACAGAAAATGCATGGATTAATGAAATTCTTCAAACATACTATGTATAACTAAAGTTAATATTGATACTTTATAGTCCTCCCTGAGTACAACTCAGACTGTTTTTCCATGTAAGCAGGATCAAATAGAGAGAACTATGCAATTATGAATACATCAAATTTTTTACATGAACAATAAGATATTGTCAATTTCCACTCAGTAACTGTATAGCAACAAGTTCAGGACATAATTTGCTCCCCATGGTATGGTAACTATAAAAGTAAATATCTGTTTTGCTAGAAAAGAATGTATGCTTGCAGTTTAaaggatttcattttattgaaaCTCACCCATCTCATCTGCTTGACATAGAGGTTCACTTTCATTGGAGTCCACAGATGAATTATCTCTAGGTCCAACAGCATCTCTGCTACTGACACGTTCACTTTCTTCTTGGATGTCCACTTCATCATCACTTTCTCTTATGTTTGGTGAGCCTGCAGAGCTACTGGTTCTTGCAGAATTACTATCACAAACAAGCAAGCTCACCGATGGGGTAAACAATCGTTTTATTACGCTAAAAAAACCTTAGCACTTGACAACCCCGGAGAGGCAAGTGGGATGCTTTGCCTTACAAGGAGTCTCAAGAATGAGCTACCCGATACAAAATACTCAATTAAAAAGGCTTATCTATTACAAGCTATCTGTTACGGAAATTCTGTGCATATTAATTAAACCTTTTAATGCTTACATTTAAACACTCAATTACAATCACAAACAAGCAAGCTCACTGATGGGGTAAACAATCGTTTTATTACGCTAAAAGAACTTTAGAAAAACAAACCCAAATCCAAagggaaaaatgaaaaggttAAGGAGTGGGAGAAAGGCTGCTTGTGATTGAATTGaggattttaaatttattggtGGTGGACAGAGTGAGATAAACTAAATAAGCATCACTTTTCCAGTCGCCTTGTGCTTTGATAAATGCGGTAGGGGCATCACGGCAGAAAGCAAAGGTCGCACCACCTCTACGAAAGCTATGCGAGGAAAAGTGTGCCGGGTTGACGCCAAGGGCCAAGACTGAGGCCTTGAGAAAAGTGTTATACTGGTGAGCCAGGACAGGCCTGTAAGTGTCCTGtgatttgtaaacaaataaaggAGAACTAGGTGGAAGTTGGACACTGGCTAAATACTGTTGGAGCGCGGTCACGGGGCAAAGAGGAGAACCCGGAATACGGGGCAAGGGAACTTCTAACTGCCGCTCGCGAAATTGGATGGTCCTAGTATGCGTGATACGTAACAACGCCCCCTGTGAGGTGGAAGTGACGTTAGAAGGCGTTAACTGACAAGCCTGTGGATCGGCGGCGTCGGACAACGTATAGGGCGCTAAATTGGATATCcgcaagaactaaaagaaagcTACTAAGAACAAAGCCCGCATGCAAACGTGCAAATGATTGTGGAAATCGAAGTGACTAAATAATTCTAAAAGAATCGCAATAGTGATCGGTTCTTTCCGGGCGACACAATCGCCCAAAATCCGACGTACCGATCGTTTGGCAAGGTAAACATTATAATCTTGAAGGAAAGCAAGACTGGTCCCAAATGAGCGATTAATATGCGTGATTATGCCTAAATAATTGACTACTGAATGATACGAAGATAATGAgcgcaacaaaaaaaactagatAAAGTAAATAGACATCTAAGCAGGTCATTTCATGTGTTGGCGGAGTGTCTTTGTCGGGTGATGATTGCAATCGGAGCTCCGTGAACAACTGTGTCATGCGATCGAAAGAAAGGTCGGCAAGTTCTCGAGTTGCTGCCCCGTAGAAATCGTCAATATAGACATCTACTAAGATACCTTCTTTGTTTAGGATATAAGAAACGGCTAGAGTAGCTGAACGTAAACCAAACGGCATGACGGTatggaaataaaattgtcCATCTATGCACATCCCAAGTAGGTGGTAATGTTAGGGTCCACAAGAATTTGCCTGTAAGCGCACTTGAGGTCTTTTTTAAAGACGAGGCAACCGGGTCCCTTGCAGTCGATAAACTCCACAAGTCTATCAACGCCCAGTAAACGTAAATGGAAAGGTTCGCTTAAGTATTCATCTCACGCTATTCTGTCGTTAACAGATTGCCCGGGAGGAAAACTGAGGTCATGAACCACGCGCAGAACACTCGAATTGTGTTTAGCCACACTTTGCAGGGGCGAAATTACACATTCTGTGCTGAAAGGGTTTCATTGAAAGGGGCCTATGACCGCCTTGTATTTGAGCTCCTGTGCGATGTAATCACAAAGTAATGAGGGATGCTGACTAGCAGAGGGATGATTTTGAAGGGTCGAGCGAGGAAGTTGATCCGCTGAATGACTGATAGGCCAGCCATATTAAAAAAAGGCAGTAACAATGACATCATTATAGTCTTTGAGATAAAAATTCCAACGTTTAAGATGAAAAGTTGTCGTC is a window from the Acropora palmata chromosome 1, jaAcrPala1.3, whole genome shotgun sequence genome containing:
- the LOC141893668 gene encoding uncharacterized protein LOC141893668, which codes for MCSIEETLEREGKMPTYYKRFVDDTLTIMPNKTSADNFLDILNQCHSSIKFTMEMESNSMLPFLGTQLLNKHTRVETKVYVKPTNTGLLLHYKSHVDDRYKRGLLKTMLDRAYRLSSNWHYFSEECDRLKLVFSRLKYPDNLVNSTISRFVAARAFDQPVSSPAVSDRLDPIPVVLPFKDQASADIVRAQIKDLTHKIKTTVQPVFVSQKIERDLKLREAKPPIVNQQCLVYKFQCDLCDAGYVGFTRRHLHQRVEEHKNSSPSIGKHFRDKHSLAPKDLTKNLSVLMKCTNKFDCLVYEMFFIHELRPTLNVQSDSIGAKVFN